CCTCGCGCTCCGCTCCGGCCGGATCGACCTCGCCCTCGGCCCCAACCCGACCGCCGCCTACCACGTCGCCACCGCCGGCGAGTCGGAGGTCGTCGGCACCTACTCCGGCGCCGGGGCCACCCTCCAGGGGCTCATCGCGGCCACCACCAAGAAGGACAGCGGGCTGGCGAAGCCGCTCGCCGACGCGCTCAACCACGTCATCGAGAACGGCACGTACGCCAAGGTGCTGAGCCGCTGGGGGCTGTCGGACGAGGCCGTGACGGAGTCCGAGGTGAACCCGCCGGGGCTGCCCCGCAGCAACAAGTAGCCCCGGACGGTCCCCTCTTCGACCCGTAAGGAACCCCGCCACCATGGCGCACACGATCCACCTCCCCGCGGACGAGGCCCCCGCCGCCCCGCCCGCGCCGCACCTCCTGGACAACCCCGTCTGGGCCGCGCTCACCGGGCCGCACGCCGCCCGGTTCGCCGAACGCGTCGGCCGGGCCGCCCGCTATCCCGCCGACGTCTACGCGTTCGCCGCCGTCGCCGAACCCGTGGACCCGGCCGCCTGGGCCGATCTGCACGCGCTCGCCGGACCGTCGGCCGTCGTACAGATCAAGGGAGTCGGCGGCGTCCCCGCCGGCTGGGAGACCGTCGGCGGCGGACAGGGCGTCCAGCTCGTCGACACCGCCCTGCGCGCCGAGCCGGACCCCGAGGCCGTACGGCTCGGCCCCGACGACGTCCCCGAGATCCTGGACCTCATCGCCCGCACCGCACCGGGGCCGTTTCTCACCCGGACCGTCGAACTCGGCACCTACCTCGGCATCCGGCACCGGGGACGGCTGATCGCCATGGCCGGTGAGCGGCTGCGGGTGCCCGGCTGGACGGAGAT
The DNA window shown above is from Streptomyces sp. NBC_00670 and carries:
- a CDS encoding GNAT family N-acetyltransferase, with the translated sequence MAHTIHLPADEAPAAPPAPHLLDNPVWAALTGPHAARFAERVGRAARYPADVYAFAAVAEPVDPAAWADLHALAGPSAVVQIKGVGGVPAGWETVGGGQGVQLVDTALRAEPDPEAVRLGPDDVPEILDLIARTAPGPFLTRTVELGTYLGIRHRGRLIAMAGERLRVPGWTEISAVCTDPDHRGRGLATRLVRAVAAGIRERGDTPFLHAAASNARAIALYESLGFTLRRRTTILQVRTPATAPPGARPRP